A window of Zingiber officinale cultivar Zhangliang chromosome 5A, Zo_v1.1, whole genome shotgun sequence contains these coding sequences:
- the LOC121981644 gene encoding ethylene-responsive transcription factor ERF014-like, producing MVKGSSSSSSIAPSSTKVSNHGKRQYKGVRMRSWGSWVSEIRAPNQKTRIWLGSYSTPEAAARAYDAALLCLRGNSSALNFPSSPPFPGGVPEVGIMSPKSIQRAAAAAAAQETARPYSSVPAAPSPSPDPLIATLSLSEQAEEAAEMAEKSFTSLDSIGNFEAFFQSPKCMDYMLHPAASFFGAPQLQVEDYWNEEGEISLWSFC from the coding sequence ATGGTAAAAGGCAGCAGCAGTAGCAGCAGCATTGCTCCGTCTTCGACGAAGGTAAGCAACCATGGGAAGAGGCAGTACAAGGGCGTGAGGATGAGGAGCTGGGGCTCGTGGGTCTCCGAGATCAGAGCGCCCAACCAAAAGACAAGGATTTGGCTCGGCAGCTACTCCACTCCGGAGGCCGCCGCCCGGGCGTATGACGCCGCCCTACTCTGCCTCCGAGGCAACTCCTCCGCCCTCAACTTCCCTTCCTCCCCTCCCTTCCCCGGCGGCGTCCCCGAGGTAGGCATCATGTCCCCCAAGTCCATTCAAAGAGCGGCGGCCGCCGCAGCCGCCCAAGAAACGGCCCGGCCTTACTCTAGTGTTCCGGCGGCACCGTCACCGTCGCCTGATCCTCTCATCGCCACCCTTTCGCTCTCAGAACAAGCGGAAGAGGCGGCGGAGATGGCTGAAAAGAGCTTCACCTCGCTTGATTCGATCGGTAATTTCGAGGCGTTCTTCCAGTCGCCCAAGTGCATGGACTACATGCTTCACCCGGCGGCTTCCTTCTTCGGCGCTCCACAACTCCAAGTTGAGGACTACTGGAACGAAGAGGGAGAGATCAGCCTCTGGAGTTTCTGCTAA
- the LOC121981643 gene encoding mitochondrial phosphate carrier protein 3, mitochondrial-like has product MEMAEGSRRSLLPSFLYSPSSASCNPAIDRILGRSLPSPAAAAEANGASAAPFVVAQAPKESGKIEMYSPAFYAACTAGGIASCGLTHTAVTPLDLVKCNMQIDPAKYKSISSGFGVLLKEQGARGFFKGWVPTLLGYSAQGACKFGFYEFFKKYYSDLAGPEFSSKYKTLIYLAGSASAEVIADIALCPFEAVKVRVQTQPGFARGLSDGLPKFVKSEGVGGLYKGIVPLWGRQIPYTMMKFASFETVVEMVYKYAIPVPKDQCSKPLQLGVSFAGGYIAGIFCAVVSHPADNLVSFLNNAKGATVGDAVQKLGVWGLFTRGLPLRIVMIGTLTGAQWGIYDAFKVMVGLPTTGGVAPAPAAEVPKLGAAA; this is encoded by the exons ATGGAAATGGCCGAGGGATCTCGCAGATCCCTCCTCCCGAGCTTCCTCTACTCGCCTTCTTCCGCCTCCTGCAACCCTGCCATTGATCGTATCCTGGGGAGGAGCCTGCCCTCACCTGCTGCTGCGGCGGAGGCAAATGGCGCCTCGGCAGCCCCGTTCGTTGTCGCCCAGGCGCCTAAGGAGTCCGGGAAGATTGAGATGTATTCTCCGGCGTTCTACGCCGCCTGCACCGCTGGCGGCATTGCCAGTTGTGGGCTCACCCATACGGCTGTCACGCCGCTTGATCTCGTCAAGTGCAACATGCAG ATCGATCCAGCCAAGTACAAAAGTATCTCTTCAGGATTTGGGGTGTTGCTCAAGGAACAAGGGGCCAGGGGTTTCTTCAAGGGCTGGGTTCCTACCCTGCTTGGATACAGCGCCCAAGGAGCATGCAAGTTTGGCTTTTACGAATTCTTCAAGAAATATTATTCAGATCTCGCCGGCCCGGAGTTTTCATCCAAATATAAAACTTTGATTTATCTCGCTGGGTCTGCTTCTGCCGAAGTTATTGCTGACATAGCTCTCTGTCCCTTCGAGGCTGTGAAGGTGCGGGTCCAGACTCAGCCTGGTTTTGCTAGGGGGTTGAGTGATGGCTTACCAAAATTTGTCAAATCGGAAGGTGTTGGGGG ACTTTACAAAGGAATAGTTCCACTTTGGGGTCGTCAAATTCCGT ATACTATGATGAAATTTGCATCATTTGAGACTGTGGTCGAGATGGTCTACAAGTATGCAATTCCTGTTCCTAAAGATCAGTGTAGCAAACCACTTCAGTTGGGTGTGAGTTTTGCCGGTGGATATATCGCTGGAATTTTCTGTGCTGTAGTTTCTCATCCAGCAGACAACCTTGTCTCTTTTCTTAACAATGCCAAGGGTGCCACAGTTGGTGAC GCTGTTCAAAAGCTCGGTGTGTGGGGTTTATTCACCCGTGGCCTTCCGCTACGTATTGTCATGATCGGTACCCTAACTGGCGCACAATGGGGAATTTATGATGCATTCAAGGTCATGGTTGGCCT TCCTACTACTGGTGGTGTTGCTCCTGCTCCTGCAGCCGAGGTACCTAAGCTGGGAGCTGCTGCTTGA
- the LOC121983212 gene encoding uncharacterized protein LOC121983212 gives MVDVDRRMCAVGPAHAAGLRRLSARAATAHAASSTTHRLGVLSLRPLAENVLSHLLAASVPLCPGLSEPELARLEADLAFCFPPDLRALLALALPSGPGFPDWRGAPGSGLLLRLPRAAAALQVARGSLWPHSWGSRPVDPARALRRARAALRRAPLLVPLFGRCYLPCFPCLAGNPVFYVDDSRIFCCALDIADFFQRHSAFSPHPSFTPPFPSLEAARWIEFWSDAASDRRHRNSSSSSSSASSPSYTSSPPPDPDRFVEIRTPRLPDWVGGYLDGIGSVLRQGGWGESDVQEMVHVPVSIVFDGGDERDATAGILVDPEAALDALLVKASRCSDSLHQAGWCPDDVYDALGIEPHRRRGREEQSAVKLPPAMALRVAKLAQAVARS, from the coding sequence ATGGTGGACGTCGATCGTCGAATGTGCGCCGTCGGCCCGGCCCACGCCGCTGGCCTTCGCCGCCTCTCTGCTCGCGCCGCCACTGCCCACGCGGCTTCATCCACGACCCACCGCCTTGGCGTCCTCTCGCTCCGCCCCCTCGCTGAGAACGTCCTCTCCCACCTCCTCGCCGCATCCGTCCCGCTCTGCCCGGGACTCTCCGAGCCGGAGCTCGCCCGCCTCGAGGCCGACCTCGCCTTCTGCTTCCCCCCGGACCTCCGCGCCCTCCTCGCGCTCGCGCTCCCCTCTGGCCCCGGATTTCCTGACTGGCGCGGCGCCCCCGGTTCCGGTCTCCTGCTTCGCCTCCCTCGCGCCGCGGCCGCTCTCCAGGTCGCCCGCGGCTCCTTGTGGCCGCACTCATGGGGCTCCCGCCCTGTCGACCCTGCGCGGGCCCTCCGCCGGGCTCGTGCCGCTCTGCGCCGCGCGCCGTTACTGGTACCGCTCTTCGGCCGCTGCTACCTCCCCTGTTTCCCTTGTCTCGCCGGGAACCCTGTTTTCTACGTCGACGACTCCCGTATCTTCTGCTGCGCCCTCGACATCGCCGATTTCTTCCAGCGCCATTCCGCATTTTCTCCGCACCCGAGTTTCACTCCCCCTTTCCCCAGCCTCGAAGCCGCTCGATGGATCGAGTTCTGGAGCGACGCCGCTTCCGATCGCCGCCACCGTAACTCCTCTTCTTCGTCGTCGtccgcttcctctccttcttacACTTCGTCGCCGCCTCCAGATCCGGATCGGTTCGTGGAGATCCGGACTCCAAGGCTGCCGGACTGGGTCGGGGGCTACTTGGACGGCATCGGCTCTGTCTTGAGGCAAGGCGGCTGGGGCGAATCGGACGTCCAGGAGATGGTCCACGTACCTGTCTCCATCGTCTTCGACGGCGGCGACGAGCGCGACGCTACGGCTGGAATATTGGTCGACCCCGAGGCGGCGCTCGACGCACTGCTCGTGAAGGCGAGCCGCTGCTCAGATTCACTCCACCAGGCGGGATGGTGCCCCGACGACGTCTACGACGCGCTGGGAATCGAGCCCCACCGGCGAAGGGGGAGGGAGGAACAGTCGGCGGTGAAGCTACCGCCTGCCATGGCGCTCAGGGTGGCGAAGCTCGCGCAGGCAGTGGCCCGATCCTAA